Sequence from the Torulaspora globosa chromosome 4, complete sequence genome:
CACAATGAAGCTCACCTCAGTTACATTGGCGACAATGGCAGCGTTTGCGTCGTTTTCAGCGGCtgctgaagttgaagataCCAGTGTCACTAGTTCGAGTACGACTCATAAGTACGGTAGATTTGACAAGACCAGTAGAAGTCACACAACTACCACTGGCACCCACAGATACGGTAGATTTGACAAGACCAGTAGAAGTCACGGAACTACCACGGGCACCCACAGATACGGTAGATTTGACAAGACCAGTAGAAGTAAGGCAACTACCACTGGCACCCACAGATACGGTAGGTTCGACAAGACCAGCAGAACTCACGGAACTACTACTGGTACCCACAGATACGGTAGGTTCGACAAGACCAGCAGAACGCATGGTACCACCACCGGTACCCACAGATACGGCAGGTTCGACAACACCAGAAAGCATCAGGGAACTGACGTCAACAAGGCAGTTGCAAACGCGGCTGCTCCAGCCAACTTCGGGTCCTTGAAGTTGCTGGGTTTGACCGCCGGCAGCGCTGCCGTTGCAGGCGGTTTGTTGCTCCTATAATCGCCAACTGATCGTATGCCGTTTTTCTCTCAACTGTCTCTTCTAGTGTGTTTCTGCCTTGTTTTTGGTTAGAGCGCTTGCAATCCTTACCAATGTGTGTTGAGGTATGCTTTGCAGCTCTCTCTCCGACCGGCCGTCCAAAGTCTGTTCTGAGAGTGCGAGTGTGTGCGCTTGATTTCCACAGACGTCTTTGGACGAGCCTGCCCAACCATCTTCAAAATGTGTGCTGATTTGAAGTTTGCGTGTGCGTGTTGTGCTGCCAGTCTGCTTGTCTCCGGCAATAGATTAATCGCTATTGCTTCCTTTGTTCGTACTTCCATGAAGGATCCTGCGTCGTGCGGTCTCCTTGCTTACTGTGGATAACTATATATTTTCATATATAATAACTAATAAGTGTGTGCATTATTCTACCCGCTGATTTGGAATCTACAGTAAGTCCTTGATAGAGTATATATAATAATTTAGTATATTTGATTatatttactgacacttGGTATTATTGTCATTATAAACGTAATATTTACCCGgccttcttttcttgctgaGTTCTTCCAGTCGCATCGCGTACCAAGCTGGCTAAGAAGCCATGCTATTGATGAATGGTTAACTTTGAGAAGAGGCATCTGGCAGCTTCTCTAGGTTTGGAAGCGAGTCACTGAGGAGTGAAGTTATTGGAGAGTCAATTTGAGCGGCGCCAAATGAACGGAGATTCAGAAAATTCATCAACGAATAAGTTCGTCCCTGAGTACAGAAGAacaaacttcaagaacaaagagaGATTCTCAGCCGATGAGTTGCGTCGTCGTAGGGATACTCAGCAAGTTGAACTGAGGAAGGCCAAGAGAGATGAAGCTTTGGcgaagagaagaaattttaTTCCTCCAAGTAATGGAGCGGACTcggaggaggaagatgatgctTCTGCATCTGCTGACCATCAGTTCTACAGCCAACTGCAAGTTGAATTGCCAGAAATGATACGCCAAATCCAGTCGTCTGATATGCAAGAACAGTTGGCAGCAACTGTCAAGTTTAGACAAATTCTCTCCAGGGAACACAGACCTCCAATCGACATGGTGATTCAGTCAGGCGTTGTGCCAACGCTGGTTAACTTTATGAATGAGAACCAGCCAGAAATGTTGCAATTGGAAGCTGCCTGGGCCTTGACGAACATCGCTTCGGGTACATCTGCGCAAACAAAAGTAGTTGTCGATGCTGGTGCGGTGCCTCTTTTCATTCAGTTGCTATACACGGGTTCTGTGGAGGTACAGGAACAGGCAATCTGGGCTTTGGGTAATGTGGCTGGTGATTCTACAGACTACAGAGACCATGTCTTACAATGCGGTGCCATGGAGCCTATCTTAGGGCTGTTTAATACAAACAAGACCTCTCTTATCAGGACTGCAATCTGGACCTTGTCTAATTTGTGTAGAGGTAAGAAGCCTCAACCGGATTGGACTATTGTATCCAAGGCTTTGCCTACGTTGGCTAAACTAATTTATTCATTGGATACCGAGACATTGATAGACGCATGTTGGGCCATTTCATATTTGTCTGATGGCCCCCCAGAAGCGATCCAGGCCGTCATCGACGTGCGAATCCCTAAAAGGTTGGTGGAGTTGTTGAATCACCAATCCACTTTGGTTCAAACCCCAGCTTTGAGAGCGGTCGGTAACATCGTTACCGGTAACGATTTGCAGACCCAAGTGGTCATCAACGCTGGTGTATTGCCCGCCTTGAGAAACCTCTTGGGCTCTCCAAAGGAATCCATAAGGAAAGAGGCCTGTTGGACAATCTCCAACATTACGGCAGGCAACACCGAGCAGATCCAAGCTGTTATCGAAGCCAACCTAGTGCCACCCTTGGTCAAATTGTTGGAGACCGCGGATTATAAGACAAAAAAGGAGGCCTGCTGGGCGATCTCCAATGCATCATCCGGTGGGTTGCAAAGACCTGAGATCATAAGATACCTAGTGTCTCAGGGCTGTATAAAGCCATTGTGTGATCTATTAGAAATTGCGGACAACAGAATCATTGAAGTGACACTCGATGCTCTCGAAAATATTCTCAAGATGGGTGAAGCCGACAAAGAGGCGCGCGGATTGAATGTCAACGAGAATGCAGACTACATAGAGAAAGCTGGTGGCATGGAAAAGATTTTCAACTGCCAGCAAAATGAAAACGACAAAATCTACGAGAAGGCTTACAAGATCATTGAGACCTATTTCggtgaggatgaggatgcTATTGATGAAAGTATGGCTCCGCAAACCGCTGGTAACACTTTTGGTTTCGGCTCTAACGTCAAACAGCAATTTAATTTCAACTAGCACCAATATCTCACCAGAAATATTATATACGACTCATACCCTCTTTAATATCTCTATTTCAACTTCTTTCTGCCTCTGTTGAATTTGTACTGTGTCACTATTATTTACTGACGTTCACCTCAATTTTCACTATGGGACGCGACAGTAAGGTTTGGAGCCTTGAAACCAAACTAAATGAGCCAAGGGCAATCTAATTGTAAGCGGACTGTACGACTATTGGCGATCCGCAGCTATCAAACTGGGTTTGGTTTATTTATGAATGCGCTCACGACCGCTCAACACGCAAGCGAGTTACTTGCCTTCCAAGAAGTCTCAAAGAGTAAGCGAAGAGCGAATAGCTAGGATAAACGAATTGTATGAGAACATTAAAAGAGACCATCGGGATTCTGTTGTTTCAAATAATTCCACTTCGGTTGGTTCGCAAGAAGCTGGCGTGGACGACTGCATACCAATAAATAACCTGGAGCTCAGGCTGCCGAAAGTGAATCACATCGATCAACCTAACGTCAAGAGAGAGAATGAAACGATAAGTCCATTTCAGACTGAACAAACGTCTACTCCGTCGGTTTCAAGGCATATCGCAAAAGAATTTCGAGCAAGCGAATCGCACGTTGAGTCGAGCTACGAACgcgatgatgatgacgatgacgatgaccTTGAAGCTGAGCTGAGATTCACGCCTAAGCTTAAATCTCGCAGGAGTCTCCTAACCATGAGGCGGCTTTCAAGCTCTGTCGGGGATAGAACAAATGAAAGTTTCGAAAGCGTTGCCAGACCAATGCATTCTGGTGGAAGGATACGAAGAGCAGGCAGAATATCATCGCTGCGCAAAACCTTGGGAGAGCCTCTGCCACTGCCGTACGTGAGCAAGGACAATTCAGCGGATCTTACTCGAAGCTCGAATGATCCATCTCTGGCAAAGAAGTCCCTCGAGAGCAGAAGACGATTGATGGAGGGGAAATGGAGAACTCTGATTGCGCGAGATAAGGAGCTTATCGAAAAGCGATTCGCAAACTTGCGGCAGGAGACTTCATCTGATAACAAGGCAATTCCTGCTAATGACTCACTACCTTCCATCTCAACTACTCCCGAGCGGCAGCAAGAAGGTGGCATATTGGAATTAAGCAAGGAAATCCAGCGCAACGGAGAAAAGCTGGACGATATAATCAAACTATTATCCCAGCGACCGGCTGCTGACACCGTTCCGGCAAGTCCTAATAGTGTTTCACGAGAAACCTTGTTCTGGACAATCTGTATTATTGTACTAATTCTTTGCAATATCTACGTGTATCATTACTTTTGACATTAATTCTTCATGCAATCCAGCTCGCTCTACAACAAATATCTACAGGATACGACTGCGCTGTGTATTTACTCATCGAAGTCATTCTTGGGCGGCCTTCCGTCCTCGCTTCTCATGTACAGATCGATTGCAGCGGAAAAGGCCGCGAATCCTGCACAGCCTACCAGAGCAGCTTGAGGCCCACTCTTGTATGCCAATCCACCGCCTGTTATGCAGCCAGCTGTCAACCCATTGTATATGTCATTCTTCGCTCTCACCGATTCCACAACACATTCAACGCCGGAATAAATCATACCAATGTagccaaaatttttggCACTTGAATAAGCCCTCTTCCCCATGTCGGCAAATTGCAACTTCACTTGCTGTTTCAATGGTAGATCTGCCATCTGCTGGGCCGAGCTGAGTCCTCCCGGCGTAGGAGTATGCAACGGAGTGTCATACGACATAGAAGCCATGAATAAACCGAACACACCACCCAATGCAAAACCCGTCACACCGCTGATTGCGAACTTCCCAGGGCACGAAGTCATAAAGTTCACCATCATTTGAGCCCCTCTCTCACCTTGTTCCTCGGGTGTCAACTCACTAAAAGGCCGGTCATCGTTAGGTTGCGATATCTGCTGAATTCCGAACCCAGTATAAACCATCTCAAGACAATCGGGACCTCACTGAACCAATTGCAGTCTTCATCTATCAGCTCATCTTCTCTGGATTAGAGATTTTTAACTCGATCTCTTAGGCGTTCAAGGTGATAAGACATAGATGCCTTGAAGCCATCGCTGGCCAGCAAGCAGTAAAACGAGTAGAAGTAGCAGTCTGGATTGGTATTTCTAGGCCTCGAGTCAATTGGTTCAGCCACAGGTTTCCATGGAAAATGCCCGCCAGTGATGTCTTGTGCCGAGTGGAAATTGAGGGTCATCGCGGACACTGTAGATACCTTTCATGGCTGGAGCGTCAGAGACTCTTGGCGCagagaagatgagaatTGGTCGAAGATGGTCAATCAGGATGGCAACCATTCATACTCCTTTCCTAAACTTGGTCAGTCGGTTTATCTTGATGACAAGTCCAAAAGCCTTGAAAAGCCCGTCATTTGCCAGGACATCTATTGGGCTCAAGATGGGACGTCTGTCGTCACGGTTCATGACGACTATGGAATCCGACAGTATTTGGTGCCGGAATGCGGGACGAACGAGGAAAAGAGGGATCTAATTCCTTTCACCAGGGTTTTCAAAAATCAGTCGATAGTCGCCAGCCGCGCCCACCCTAGATATTCTCTTTTCAATGGTTCAGAACGTTTCAATATCATACTGCTCTCGCAAAGAGGTGTCCCGTTGCAGCTATATCCATTGTCACTGGAGGCGAGTTCTTTCGGATCCATGCGCAGCTTTGATGTGACAAATCCCGTCAACGGGCGTTTCCAGGTTGCGCACGCCATCGATTTCGACTGTGGGAACAACTTCCTTGCGGGATTCGACAGAAACCGAGTGTCGGTGTACGACATCAATCGGTGCGACCCGGTGTGGACTGCTCAGCCGTCCAAAAGACAATGTGGATCTTCTTTCCAAAGACATATTGTGTCTTGCTTCGATCTGCAAGCGAGTCAGTCGTGCTTGGACAATACCACAAGGTATTTCGGTACCTATAAAGGTGAGCTTCATGCGATTGACCAGCGCAGAAATAATACACAACTTCTTTACCGTTCAGATTCCGGAAATGGTTTCATTCAAGTCCTCAAGAGTGCCAATGGACGCTTTCTTTATGGCATAAAACGCAATAGCAATATCATAGATGTCTTAGATGTGCGCCAAACTCATCAGAAGATAAACGAACTTGAGCTTCCATTTAAAATGCGAACTCAAAAATTCAAAGGTAATCTTAGCGCAACCACAGGCCTCACCATGGGAACAGATCGTGGATATGTCGTTAACTGGTCAAGTGATTTTGTCGAATTCGGAGGCATTGATAGAACCTGTAGCGGGCATTCTAATGTGCAGCGATTCTCTGGTGATCTCGTCGGTTGGGACCGTGACATGCCATATGGTCCCTCACGGTTTAATCTGATTCAAGAAAGTCCTGCTGAAGCAGGTCTTTTCATGATGTCATACTCGCCTGATAAGTTTTCTGAACAGGCGCAGGACGCTCAATCTGGCATCAGCCTTGCATGTCTATAAAGTGAAAGCATCCCGGTAATATCGTAGTCTCCTGTACTCCTTTATTTTGGCACGAAGTatttccttcttttgacTATCATAATCGAGCAACAGTGCATTACGTTGCAAGGCATCCGGTCCATTGACCATGCCAACCGGGTTTTCATTATGTCGTCTAAAGCTCATCTCCAATGTATGAGGCCAAGGTCGCCTGAGAGCCGAACCTAAAGAGAGGTTTTGGCGCCTAAGCGGTGTCAAAGATTCCGTCATTGTGTGGGAACTACTGTTGAGGCTCTCCGCGTCCTCTGGATGCCGTTCATTCATATCGACGTCACTGTCTGGTTCACCAGAGGTAGACACGCTAACAAGTGAATTTGAATGAGTCCGCCTGCTATACATACTAAGCCGTTGAGAATTCTGTTCAAtgtcttgttcttcttccttgaatTTCTTTATAAGGTTCGACAGGGTCAGTTGGTCTCTTCTATTGGCTGGTGTCTCATGCTGTGTCTGATAGAATGAATTCCACTGCCGCATAATGTCAACCAGTTTCCCCATATTGACCGAGTCGTCCATAGAAGCGGGACAACTTAGGTTAAAGCTTATTTTTAAAGGATCGAAAACGTCATCCAGCTCTGATTGGAAGGGGAACAATTTCAGCTCATAAAATTGCAATGAGTCTTCGCCATCATGAGCACTTTCGCTGGGCATAGTACGGAAGGCGCCGATAGCTAATctgttttccttcaaaCTCTTAACCGGATCTACCACGATTCCCAAGTAGGGGTCTTGATATTTCTGATTCAAATCTTGAGTATGCATATCAATATTGCTTAGCCAACAGTCGTAACCGGGATGTGAATGGTACCATCCTACAACTGTGTGCGGGGCCGATACCATCTCACTCATATATTGAACCATGTATTCGTAAGACTCACTCTGGGCATTTACTCTCGTCTCTGTTCCTTCTACAGGTAATTCAAAACAGTCAAAGACAATGAATTGATTACCAATAGTGGCTCCAATAAGGGTCCCCATTATCTCAATTGCTCCTCCCCTCACCGCATGAGCGAGAATCTTCAAACAGGCCAACCTCGAAATCTGAACCGAGCTAAAATACCTTGGATTGATCTTCCAGGACTCGTTCCCACGTGAAGATGTTTGCAATGGATTGTTCAGGGATCTATTCAACAGGCTATGCTGTGTTGGAGTCTCCTCATGGCatgattgatgatttaAGAATTGGTCCTTATTTTGATCCCTTGAATGAGCTGAACGAATAGGCCTAGGCTCGTAACTATCACTTTGGTCATAGTTATCCAATGAAGCCACGGTGGTCTTGCTAAGCAACATCTTGGTAGCCGTTCAATACCATAAATTCCATATTCACGTATATAGCAGTGTTTTCCATAGTGGCACCTATATCAATTATAATAAAGTTATTCGATTTACTCGGAAAAGTCAAGATTCGCTACCaaacatcaaaatcaaaagcACGGACAGATCTAGATCATAAAATACTCACTGGCTTATATTTAAGTAACTACTTGCTGAGATGCCTCTCTCTTCAATTCACCAATgaattcaagaaagctacCGATATTGACGTCAATACCAAATCGATAAACGAATGAGCTTGATAGATAGCTTGACAACAGAGCCTTCAAGTACGTCACAGGAATGTTCCTCAAGATAGCTTCGGGTCCCGCCACGTCGATTAGCAGCTTCGGaatgatcttgttcaatAGAAGGTAGTTTCTCAGCTTTAAGTCGTTCTCCCATAGTTCTGCAGAATGGATGAGATCATCGTTAACCTTGTTGATTGTTTGAGACAAAATATTCGACAGCTCAGAAATAGGAGTGCCCGTAGATTTCTTGAGTTGCCATAATTGGTTAAATTCAGAAGCGGCATTATCATGGATCCGCTTCTGCACTTCAACCACATAATCCGTATACAATTTGGTCTTCTCATGCTTGTCATGACcgatgaagatattgacGAAGTCATCATCATTTAAAGCTAACGAGGCAAGAACctccattgaagaagaggtgaCACCGCCCTTGTTAGCCGAAGCGTCCTTGATCAAGATACAACCGTGATTTTCCAGCGCGATCTTTGCCGGTTGAGCAATGAACAAGTTAGCCCCTTCCACAATGTATGGAATCTTACACTTGTTTGTTTTCTCATCGGTGAAGTAATGCAAATTATTCAAGTTGATTGAATTTGGTCTACCTCCGCAAGGAACAAATAGATCAACACGATCAACgaacttgaagatttgaGTGTGGAATGTATTTCTGAAAGTGGTACCATTAGAAACTATAGTGCCATTGGGCAGCATCTTGTCAATATCGTCAACAGAAACAAAGAACCCCATTTTACTCAATTTCAACTTGTCATAGTGATTGATCATTTTTCTTTTATGCGCTAGTTTGATCAGCTCTTGCTTGTTCAAACCTTGCGGATCACACAGGACACCTGATCCATCTAAAATTCCGACGTAACACTCATTTTTGGTTGACAACAGGATCTCATTAGAACCTAGATCACCATCGGGCCCACCAGTCTGGAATTTGTAAATTGTTGTATCCTGCAGGTTCAAGGTTTCGTAAAGTTTCAAAACATAGGCGCGAACCCCCAGAGAGGTCATACCGTACTCGTCGTGTGGTATACCACCTAGTTGAGGTGATTTACCGGTTAGGAAAGATTTCCACCATGGGCAACCTCTCATGCGGGCGTGCTCTGTTGCCCAGTCGACGAAACCGGCTGTCCCTTCGTCGGGACCGAAGAACAAGATTTCTTCTCCACCCAACAAATCGACGTATTTTTCCTTCAGGGGATCCTTGATTAAAATATCGATGATTGCATCAACGTACTGCTTAAAAGCAACAAATGTTTGCTCAGGTGCAATGAGGCTGGGATTCAACAGGATGACACCTTTGGAGCCTCCCTCAGGAATATCCTTATT
This genomic interval carries:
- a CDS encoding uncharacterized protein (ancestral locus Anc_2.62), encoding MKLTSVTLATMAAFASFSAAAEVEDTSVTSSSTTHKYGRFDKTSRSHTTTTGTHRYGRFDKTSRSHGTTTGTHRYGRFDKTSRSKATTTGTHRYGRFDKTSRTHGTTTGTHRYGRFDKTSRTHGTTTGTHRYGRFDNTRKHQGTDVNKAVANAAAPANFGSLKLLGLTAGSAAVAGGLLLL
- the SRP1 gene encoding karyopherin alpha (ancestral locus Anc_2.63); protein product: MNGDSENSSTNKFVPEYRRTNFKNKERFSADELRRRRDTQQVELRKAKRDEALAKRRNFIPPSNGADSEEEDDASASADHQFYSQLQVELPEMIRQIQSSDMQEQLAATVKFRQILSREHRPPIDMVIQSGVVPTLVNFMNENQPEMLQLEAAWALTNIASGTSAQTKVVVDAGAVPLFIQLLYTGSVEVQEQAIWALGNVAGDSTDYRDHVLQCGAMEPILGLFNTNKTSLIRTAIWTLSNLCRGKKPQPDWTIVSKALPTLAKLIYSLDTETLIDACWAISYLSDGPPEAIQAVIDVRIPKRLVELLNHQSTLVQTPALRAVGNIVTGNDLQTQVVINAGVLPALRNLLGSPKESIRKEACWTISNITAGNTEQIQAVIEANLVPPLVKLLETADYKTKKEACWAISNASSGGLQRPEIIRYLVSQGCIKPLCDLLEIADNRIIEVTLDALENILKMGEADKEARGLNVNENADYIEKAGGMEKIFNCQQNENDKIYEKAYKIIETYFGEDEDAIDESMAPQTAGNTFGFGSNVKQQFNFN
- the KAR1 gene encoding Kar1p (ancestral locus Anc_2.64), with protein sequence MRSRPLNTQASYLPSKKSQRVSEERIARINELYENIKRDHRDSVVSNNSTSVGSQEAGVDDCIPINNLELRLPKVNHIDQPNVKRENETISPFQTEQTSTPSVSRHIAKEFRASESHVESSYERDDDDDDDDLEAELRFTPKLKSRRSLLTMRRLSSSVGDRTNESFESVARPMHSGGRIRRAGRISSLRKTLGEPLPLPYVSKDNSADLTRSSNDPSLAKKSLESRRRLMEGKWRTLIARDKELIEKRFANLRQETSSDNKAIPANDSLPSISTTPERQQEGGILELSKEIQRNGEKLDDIIKLLSQRPAADTVPASPNSVSRETLFWTICIIVLILCNIYVYHYF
- the TIM22 gene encoding translocation channel protein TIM22 (ancestral locus Anc_2.65) gives rise to the protein MVYTGFGIQQISQPNDDRPFSELTPEEQGERGAQMMVNFMTSCPGKFAISGVTGFALGGVFGLFMASMSYDTPLHTPTPGGLSSAQQMADLPLKQQVKLQFADMGKRAYSSAKNFGYIGMIYSGVECVVESVRAKNDIYNGLTAGCITGGGLAYKSGPQAALVGCAGFAAFSAAIDLYMRSEDGRPPKNDFDE
- the SWT21 gene encoding Swt21p (ancestral locus Anc_2.66), which produces MSCAEWKLRVIADTVDTFHGWSVRDSWRREDENWSKMVNQDGNHSYSFPKLGQSVYLDDKSKSLEKPVICQDIYWAQDGTSVVTVHDDYGIRQYLVPECGTNEEKRDLIPFTRVFKNQSIVASRAHPRYSLFNGSERFNIILLSQRGVPLQLYPLSLEASSFGSMRSFDVTNPVNGRFQVAHAIDFDCGNNFLAGFDRNRVSVYDINRCDPVWTAQPSKRQCGSSFQRHIVSCFDLQASQSCLDNTTRYFGTYKGELHAIDQRRNNTQLLYRSDSGNGFIQVLKSANGRFLYGIKRNSNIIDVLDVRQTHQKINELELPFKMRTQKFKGNLSATTGLTMGTDRGYVVNWSSDFVEFGGIDRTCSGHSNVQRFSGDLVGWDRDMPYGPSRFNLIQESPAEAGLFMMSYSPDKFSEQAQDAQSGISLACL
- the RRI1 gene encoding COP9 signalosome catalytic subunit RRI1 (ancestral locus Anc_2.67) — its product is MLLSKTTVASLDNYDQSDSYEPRPIRSAHSRDQNKDQFLNHQSCHEETPTQHSLLNRSLNNPLQTSSRGNESWKINPRYFSSVQISRLACLKILAHAVRGGAIEIMGTLIGATIGNQFIVFDCFELPVEGTETRVNAQSESYEYMVQYMSEMVSAPHTVVGWYHSHPGYDCWLSNIDMHTQDLNQKYQDPYLGIVVDPVKSLKENRLAIGAFRTMPSESAHDGEDSLQFYELKLFPFQSELDDVFDPLKISFNLSCPASMDDSVNMGKLVDIMRQWNSFYQTQHETPANRRDQLTLSNLIKKFKEEEQDIEQNSQRLSMYSRRTHSNSLVSVSTSGEPDSDVDMNERHPEDAESLNSSSHTMTESLTPLRRQNLSLGSALRRPWPHTLEMSFRRHNENPVGMVNGPDALQRNALLLDYDSQKKEILRAKIKEYRRLRYYRDAFTL